Proteins co-encoded in one Dryobates pubescens isolate bDryPub1 chromosome 4, bDryPub1.pri, whole genome shotgun sequence genomic window:
- the LOC104297373 gene encoding hydroxyacylglutathione hydrolase-like protein: protein MKVKVISVLEDNYMYLVIEESTRDAIAVDAAVPKRLLEIIRKEDVVLRAILTTHHHWDHARGNEELARLCPGLQVYGADERIGALTHRVAHGQELTFGAIRVRCLFTPCHTSGHMCYFMWEEGCPDAPALFSGDTLFVGGCGKFFEGTAEQMYTNLTQTLGTLPKETKVFCGHECTVRNLKFALKVEPENEMVKKKLAWAKQRDEEDLPTVPSTLQEEFLYNPFLRVREEALQQFTGRTDPVEVLRILRAEKDNFKKPKEQPHPQAVLAFDWGLFSPFLEQK, encoded by the exons ATGAAGGTGAAGGTGATTTCTGTCCTGGAGGACAACTACATGTACCTGGTCATCGAGGAGAGCACCCGGGATGCCATCGCGGTGGACGCTGCTGTCCCCAAAAGG CTGCTGGAAATCATCAGGAAGGAGGACGTGGTGCTCAGAGCCATCCTCACCACCCACCACCACTG GGACCACGCGAGGGGCAACGAGGAGCTGGCGAGGCTCTGCCCCGGGCTGCAGGTGTACGGCGCCGACGAGCGGATCGGGGCCCTCACGCACAGGGTGGCACACGGCCAGGAGCTGACG TTTGGGGCCATCCGGGTGCGGTGCCTCTTCACCCCCTGCCACACCTCGGGCCACATGTGCTACTTCATGTGGGAGGAAGGCTGCCCGGACGCCCCGGCGCTCTTCTCAG GTGACACCCTGTTCGTGGGAGGCTGTGGGAAGTTCTTCgagggcacagctgagcagaTGTACACCAACCTCACCCAGACCCTGGGGACGCTGCCAAAGGAGACG AAGGTGTTCTGCGGCCACGAGTGCACCGTCCGGAACCTCAAGTTTGCCTTGAAAGTGGAACCTGAGAACGAAATGGTGAAGAAGAAGCTGGCCTGGGCCAAG CAGCGGGACGAGGAGGACCTGCCCACGGTGCCCTCCACGCTGCAGGAGGAGTTCCTCTACAACCCCTTCCTGCGCGTCAG ggaggaggcctTGCAGCAGTTCACCGGCAGGACAGACCCCGTGGAGGTGCTGAGGATCCTCCGCGCCGAGAAGGATAACTTCAAGAAGCCCAAGGAGCAGCCCCACCCCCAGGCCGTGCTGGCCTTCGACTGGGGACttttcagccccttcctggagcagaagtga